The DNA region TCTTACTTGCTAAGGTCTTGTATTCATCAAGGTTTTCTAGTAGTTGGAAACAAGACGGGCTGCAGTTACTAAAATGATAAATTCAAGTGGAATGATTAGACCTCAAAGATTAGAATACTCTgctaaaagaacaacaaaacttGTTTTCAGTTTGTAACATGAAAATGATAGCCTCCAAAGTATCTCTAAGCATCAAAAAATGCACTCCAATACTTAAGTACCTTCCTACTATCTAATTCCTGTAGATGTGGAATGCTGCTCCATTTGCTGTTACTGatagtgtattttgtttttgctcttctTAACACTTGTATACCGAAACACTTCATCCTGACTTCATTTTGCCAAAGTACAAGCTCTTCAGGCTCAGGTAGTCTTTCCATATCATGCATTTTGATGGCTTCACTTCtgttaaatgttttgttttgtatcccTGCAAAATTTGTTAGTATGCTCGTGTCCTATTTCAGGTTGTTATTTTGCTATTCACGTGTTTACAATTCACACACAgagaaataacaataacatgaaCTTGACTTTCATTCAACAGTAAGCAGCAGTCATTACATCAAGGACAACCTAACACAGACTGTAACACAATAattgtaaaatgaaatatctgaAGATTGAATATTGTGCCAAATGTAgttaaaacaaatacaaactatTATAAGCTAACTTACCAATCTACATCACCATCTATCACATATACAATGTCACTATCAATGGAAACTGTTTTCTGATAGCGTGATagaagaaactttgaaaattgaCAGATGACTACTAACCTATGACCCCATTCAACTCAAAATCCCCCGAGCCCTGTTTGGTGGTGTTTCTGTCCGGAGACTGACCcccatctttctctcttcccACTGGAGTCACCACGCCCTTCCTCTCCCCAGTAGCTGCTGCATCTGCACTGAGTGCCTTCTTGACCCGCTGTTTGCGGTGCCTGAGAGGAACCTCCTTGCGCTCACTATAGAACCCTGCATCATCACTGGATGACTGGTCTTGCTGCCATGAGCCGTCCAGATTCAGGCTGGTTGCACGTGGCTTCCGCGACCCGTTTGCCCGACTCGGCGTTGATCGGTGCGGAGATTTGTCTCTCCCGGCAATCAGCTCGGTGCTCTCACCCGAGTAAATTGGCAAGAAGTTTGCATCAATGTCTCTGTGATCTGAAAACCCTTCTGACGGCAAGCAGAAAGCTGACTTGTTGGGTGAGCATGAGCCCTTGGAGTGACCCTTCATACTTGAAGGGTGAATGTGAGTGTTGAGGTGGCGAAGGCTAGTGTGGCGTAGAGGGCGGACCTTCAGGTCTCTGAGTTCAAAGTACTGTTTGAGGGCAGCAAGGCGTAAGGTAGGTTTCTCTCTCTGGTAAGAGTCACTCTGGGAAGTAGAGGTGCAGGTGATGTGATGCATGATGCTCTTGTTGGGATCTGATAGggaaatcataatatttggCATGTTAAATGTCATATCAAAAATATACATTGCAATTCAAGAAATGTTTACTAATTACACCTGCACCTTTGGGtcatacatataatatacatatatgtacatatatatacatataatatacatataatatattatacatacccGTCTGAAGACAatcatttactgtaaaagtagaattTTCTTCAAGGTGTGGAAatttttcgcacatttcgcacTTCCAGAAGCTAGCCTGAAAGTAGAAGCAAGCAATTTTTGCATGCAATTGCATTCCTgtaacacacaaaattcatctaAATCAGCCGAAAATTACTCaggcgaaaatatccacttttacagtagacaTGTCAGAGAATAATGATGTACAGTATCATTCAGTCAAGAAAATTGATGGGACACAAAAGAAAGTCCAATTCTCAATGATGACTGCAATTGTGTACATATGTTCTACTATCCAGAAAGCCATGCTAAAATCTTCATTCCACTGAATTTTAACTTCTTTCAAGAATGAGTGATAACTGTGACACTAGTGTAAACTTACTGTACTTCTTACTTTCTAACAAGTGAATTTCCCCTACCATACACCACATAGttttggaaaaagaaacaattgCATGTATCAAGTTATTTCCTAAACAGTAAATTGCtttacctttaaagggaagataaactccaagagcaatgtggattgagtgaaagcagcaacattagtagaacacatcagtgaaagtttgaagaaaatcgggcaatcgatgcaaaagttatgaatttttaaagttttggtgttggaaccgctggacgaggagactactagaggttatgacgtatgagtggacaacaataccaagaaaatataaagaaaattctacaaaaatccatttttcatgaaaattacaaattccatcaacttgatattgacatatgttaggggtagcaattattccccctgctttctgaaagaggctggtccattgctctttcataattctagaaaagtgaatttttgttgaatttcctttatattttctctgtattgttgtccactcataggtcatatcctctagtagtctcctcatccagcggtttcaacaccaaaactttaaaaattcataacttttgcatcgattgtccgattttcctcaaactttcactgatgtgttctactaatgttgctgctttcactcaatccacattgctttttgggtttaccttccctttaacatgcTAGCAGGCACATTGAAATTCTATTTAGATTGTGCTTAGTGCATTGTGCAGTGGAAACTTACCATAATCTATGACCtctttattttcacaaaacattttcaaaacTCTACCCACAGAATTGCCTTGTCATATTAAATCTATAAACTGATTCTGAAGATACAAAATCAAATAGTACTAGTGTAATGTgttcacaaacaaaaaatatgtttgttaTGATTGGTGGTCAGCCAAAAGATATTTTGATGCATTTGGCATACTTGGTGCTCTGGCACAAACTGGTTGCTTTGGAAACAGCAATTTCACACATTCTTTGTGTCTTTCAAATTCCATGGAGACAAAGAAGCATCTACTACTGTATTTACCATATATTGTGTGAAGTCTTTATTTTTGCTTATTTCATGAGTCACATGATATTCAAATATTAAACAACACACAACTGTATCAACTCAGATCTTGACATGAATGCGAGGTGCACGcttacatttctccattcattacCGTACTCCATGATAGCAAAATTAACCACTTGCAAGATTCTTGGTAAGTCCCGATTCCCGAAACATTGCACTCGCTAAGTATATGGTGCATACAGAATCTCTTTGACAGGGAATTAGTGCTCTATGTACCTTCTTCAGAAGGTTGTGCAAGACTGTAACTCCACAGCTCTTGCAAGATACGACCTTTGCCCTTGAAGACGGTCCTACAGAACATCCAGATTGACATGTCCTCCTCCATTCGCCATGatctggaaaaaaacaacatcagcaAAAATGAGTTGTGACATCTAGCTATCGAGCACATTGCCTCAATTAAAGTTACTAATGTGATATGATCTACCACACAAGATGACACATGTaattatgacataacaaaaacaaaacagcaaaataAAGCAGATATTTCCAGTTTGCTAACAGTATTTCCTCGATGGAGAGGTGAATCTTATGTCACACTAGGCAATGATGTCTCTGAAATGATTGAAAACTTTTAGAGAACCCATCTCATACCGAACGGCCTAACCTACAGCATATCGGCAACAAGCTATCAAGGAACCTGTGTGGTTCAATGGTTTGCAATGACAGGAATAAAGGGTCATGTCAGAGCAAAAGTTCCTGGCACCCACCTGGCAACCACTGCAGGCTTGTGAACATGGGTGCTAGACATATCCTCCGCTCCTCTGGACAAGAGTTTGAAAGGCGTGGTCAGGAAGGCCAGTATCCTGTCCACCATACCATCTGGAGGGGAATAGCGAGGCGACAGAGCTAGACTGACCACATCGGCCATCAGAGGGTAGTCGGAAGTCTCGGTGGTCGATGGAAGAGAGACATAGCTGCAGCCAATCACCTCATTGTCCCACTCTAAGAACTTCTCAGTATCCTTCAATGTCTCCAGTATCACCTGGCAAGATATATAATCATAAAGAGATCcacttattatatatattttttcattttgtcttttgagtgggtacctccatttttttttttttttgcagagtgtataaaaatgattttatgtCTCTATTTTGTACTGATCATGTCGACATGGGCATGTTTGTTATCCCTGGCTGGCTGTGTATAGTCTTAACAACACGCATGTCAaattcttcatatttctttgtacattctgttggaaaacaagagacccgcgggtctagcgctcacctgagtatcgcaagttcacctttcacgcagtcactaatctaaattattcacagctctactaaaatttgaccaggcattctcaagtagaagatgaaaatgtacaataagggcccaaatttttttaagattccttagtttggggggattggggccccctggggccctctgggtgtggcatggtgcccattttgataaattgagatcctgaccccctagggatgctacctgccaagtttgacgaaaatcaatcatgaggttttcaggaagaagatgaaaatgtacaattcaggcccccatttggaccttcccaccccccccccccccccccccccaagaggggcacccctggatctgctatgaacaaacttgaaactacagtcattaatgtactcactcatagtattatcttagctctataacttctgattctagagaagatttttaaagattccttcattttggggggtttgggcccccctgagggccccctgggtggggcatggtgcccattttaacaaattgagatcctaaccccctagggatgctacctgccaagtttggtgaaaatgggtcaaggggttctcaagaagaagatgaaaatgtaccatttaggccccattaggacccctccccaccccctcccctgggtcccaaggggggcacccctgattctgccatgaacaaacttgaaactacagtcatcaatgtactaactcatagtattaacttagctctatcacttctggttctagagaagaagatttttacagattccttaattttggggggtttggggtcccctgggggccccctgggtggggcatggtgcccattttaacaaattgagttcctaaacccctagggatgctacctgccaagtttgatgaaaatctgtcttggggttttcaagaagaagatgaaaatgtaaaaaatttacgcacgacgcacgacggacgacgcgatcgcaatagctcacttgagcctttggctcaggtgagctaaaaagtgaaaataaagtttgaatttgaatttaatgtACATACAACAGCACAATA from Diadema setosum chromosome 1, eeDiaSeto1, whole genome shotgun sequence includes:
- the LOC140246523 gene encoding uncharacterized protein — its product is MAYEGSSSLVWQALGCLAGIDWTALFFWCLITFSLCLVSILLISIFIPVTVKEDEGMPSTESTQPPQGLNVFQQLFTQKLLPIDSSTGWQLAGVSHELRSWERKVELGDGFFSLYGSCTIVPSHPQVILETLKDTEKFLEWDNEVIGCSYVSLPSTTETSDYPLMADVVSLALSPRYSPPDGMVDRILAFLTTPFKLLSRGAEDMSSTHVHKPAVVARSWRMEEDMSIWMFCRTVFKGKGRILQELWSYSLAQPSEEDPNKSIMHHITCTSTSQSDSYQREKPTLRLAALKQYFELRDLKVRPLRHTSLRHLNTHIHPSSMKGHSKGSCSPNKSAFCLPSEGFSDHRDIDANFLPIYSGESTELIAGRDKSPHRSTPSRANGSRKPRATSLNLDGSWQQDQSSSDDAGFYSERKEVPLRHRKQRVKKALSADAAATGERKGVVTPVGREKDGGQSPDRNTTKQGSGDFELNGVIENLDEYKTLASKSAEYVLQESLKAATINVNAPEDDQIVQTGGWSFHCLEKDVVILKKPKQGEYYSFLGKGIIKASPDTVLKAVRNPRTRFTYDTMLKKMNNPRNLSEDICIYHMVHEVPQVLKKEARDFCVLQICKSDGDHHVVSFRSVDWSGCPESGSMTRGHILPSGWVVEPVGEEPGQYSMVTYIVQVALCGKDIPAIFGQFLTTRVPLSIAYLRLFLEAQLP